A portion of the Malania oleifera isolate guangnan ecotype guangnan chromosome 3, ASM2987363v1, whole genome shotgun sequence genome contains these proteins:
- the LOC131150445 gene encoding protein NRT1/ PTR FAMILY 1.2-like isoform X2, whose product MPNMIMYLMREYGLETARGSNILFYWSAATNLMPVLGAFLADSFVGRFRMIGFGSIVSLLGMFLLWLTTMIPQVRPPPCNHYSSNCDSATLSQLILLCSSLALMSIGAGGIRSSSMVFGADQLVARGNMKNTGNLESFFNWYYAAASLSVVIAMTCIVYLQENMGWKVGFGVPVVLMFLSAVSFFLASHFYVKLKATTSFVTGFFQVMLASYKNRDLSLPSQCMDVMYYHKKGSALLVPSGKLRFLNKACVVRNAEVDLMTDGRASDPWSLCTVDQVEELKALIRVIPLWSTGIMMSVCMSQDSFRTLLTKPMDRHITPDLEIPAGSFSVFMVISLTIWIALYDRMILPLASKIMGKPARLNVKLRMGIGIFISGISMAVSAIVESVRRKTAIREGFSDHPDAEIDMSAMWLLPQLCLGGLAEAFNAVGQNEFYYSELPKSMSSIASTLFGVGMSIGNLAASFIMSTVDDVTKRGGKESWVSSNINKGHYDFYYWLLAALSLVNLMYFLVCSKAYGPCARDESGILNKEDMMSNF is encoded by the exons ATGCCTAACATGATAATGTATTTGATGAGAGAATATGGATTGGAGACGGCCAGGGGCTCCAACATACTTTTCTACTGGTCTGCAGCCACCAATCTCATGCCAGTTCTTGGGGCTTTTCTTGCAGATTCTTTCGTGGGTCGCTTTAGGATGATTGGGTTTGGATCCATAGTTAGCCTGCTG GGGATGTTTCTTCTATGGTTAACCACCATGATTCCACAAGTAAGGCCACCCCCATGCAACCATTATAGCAGCAATTGTGACTCTGCAACATTGTCCCAACTCATTCTCCTGTGTTCTTCTTTAGCTCTCATGTCCATTGGGGCTGGTGGCATCAGGTCATCTTCCATGGTATTTGGTGCAGATCAGTTGGTTGCGAGAGGTAACATGAAAAACACAGGTAACCTAGAGAGCTTCTTCAACTGGTACTATGCTGCTGCCTCACTTTCTGTTGTCATTGCAATGACTTGCATTGTGTATCTTCAAGAAAATATGGGATGGAAAGTGGGATTTGGTGTTCCTGTTGTGCTCATGTTTTTGTCGGCTGTTTCATTTTTCTTGGCTTCGCACTTTTATGTCAAGTTGAAGGCCACCACAAGCTTTGTCACTGGTTTTTTTCAAGTGATGTTAGCCTCTTACAAAAATAGAGATCTCTCATTACCATCACAGTGCATGGATGTAATGTACTATCACAAAAAGGGATCAGCGCTTCTTGTGCCAAGTGGGAAGCTGAG GTTTCTGAACAAGGCTTGTGTTGTTAGAAATGCTGAAGTAGACTTGATGACTGATGGAAGAGCATCAGACCCATGGAGTCTTTGCACAGTGGATCAAGTAGAAGAGCTAAAAGCACTGATCAGGGTGATTCCATTGTGGTCAACAGGAATCATGATGTCTGTGTGTATGAGTCAAGACTCCTTCCGAACACTCCTAACAAAGCCCATGGACCGGCACATTACTCCAGACCTTGAAATTCCAGCAGGCTCCTTTAGTGTGTTTATGGTCATCTCTCTGACAATCTGGATTGCTCTCTATGATCGCATGATTCTCCCTCTAGCATCCAAAATCATGGGAAAGCCAGCCCGTCTCAATGTTAAACTAAGAATGGGGATTGGAATTTTTATCTCTGGCATTTCAATGGCAGTATCAGCGATTGTCGAGAGTGTTCGTCGGAAAACTGCAATAAGGGAAGGATTTTCTGACCACCCGGATGCGGAGATAGACATGTCAGCAATGTGGCTACTACCACAACTTTGCCTGGGTGGGTTGGCCGAGGCTTTCAACGCGGTTGGGCAAAATGAGTTTTATTACTCCGAGCTCCCTAAAAGCATGTCTAGTATAGCATCCACTCTCTTTGGAGTAGGAATGTCGATTGGAAATTTGGCAGCGAGTTTTATAATGAGCACAGTTGATGATGTTACCAAAAGAGGAGGGAAAGAGAGTTGGGTCTCTAGCAACATTAACAAGGGTCATTATGATTTCTACTACTGGTTGCTTGCTGCTTTGAGTTTGGTTAACTTAATGTATTTCCTTGTGTGTAGCAAGGCTTATGGTCCCTGTGCAAGAGACGAGAGTGGGATTCTAAATAAAGAGGATATGATGAGTAATTTTTGA
- the LOC131150445 gene encoding protein NRT1/ PTR FAMILY 1.2-like isoform X1, producing MEGVSDEEEKMIKKPLLGTSKGGFRTMPFIIANEAFEKVASYGLMPNMIMYLMREYGLETARGSNILFYWSAATNLMPVLGAFLADSFVGRFRMIGFGSIVSLLGMFLLWLTTMIPQVRPPPCNHYSSNCDSATLSQLILLCSSLALMSIGAGGIRSSSMVFGADQLVARGNMKNTGNLESFFNWYYAAASLSVVIAMTCIVYLQENMGWKVGFGVPVVLMFLSAVSFFLASHFYVKLKATTSFVTGFFQVMLASYKNRDLSLPSQCMDVMYYHKKGSALLVPSGKLRFLNKACVVRNAEVDLMTDGRASDPWSLCTVDQVEELKALIRVIPLWSTGIMMSVCMSQDSFRTLLTKPMDRHITPDLEIPAGSFSVFMVISLTIWIALYDRMILPLASKIMGKPARLNVKLRMGIGIFISGISMAVSAIVESVRRKTAIREGFSDHPDAEIDMSAMWLLPQLCLGGLAEAFNAVGQNEFYYSELPKSMSSIASTLFGVGMSIGNLAASFIMSTVDDVTKRGGKESWVSSNINKGHYDFYYWLLAALSLVNLMYFLVCSKAYGPCARDESGILNKEDMMSNF from the exons CAAATGAAGCCTTTGAGAAAGTGGCAAGCTATGGGTTGATGCCTAACATGATAATGTATTTGATGAGAGAATATGGATTGGAGACGGCCAGGGGCTCCAACATACTTTTCTACTGGTCTGCAGCCACCAATCTCATGCCAGTTCTTGGGGCTTTTCTTGCAGATTCTTTCGTGGGTCGCTTTAGGATGATTGGGTTTGGATCCATAGTTAGCCTGCTG GGGATGTTTCTTCTATGGTTAACCACCATGATTCCACAAGTAAGGCCACCCCCATGCAACCATTATAGCAGCAATTGTGACTCTGCAACATTGTCCCAACTCATTCTCCTGTGTTCTTCTTTAGCTCTCATGTCCATTGGGGCTGGTGGCATCAGGTCATCTTCCATGGTATTTGGTGCAGATCAGTTGGTTGCGAGAGGTAACATGAAAAACACAGGTAACCTAGAGAGCTTCTTCAACTGGTACTATGCTGCTGCCTCACTTTCTGTTGTCATTGCAATGACTTGCATTGTGTATCTTCAAGAAAATATGGGATGGAAAGTGGGATTTGGTGTTCCTGTTGTGCTCATGTTTTTGTCGGCTGTTTCATTTTTCTTGGCTTCGCACTTTTATGTCAAGTTGAAGGCCACCACAAGCTTTGTCACTGGTTTTTTTCAAGTGATGTTAGCCTCTTACAAAAATAGAGATCTCTCATTACCATCACAGTGCATGGATGTAATGTACTATCACAAAAAGGGATCAGCGCTTCTTGTGCCAAGTGGGAAGCTGAG GTTTCTGAACAAGGCTTGTGTTGTTAGAAATGCTGAAGTAGACTTGATGACTGATGGAAGAGCATCAGACCCATGGAGTCTTTGCACAGTGGATCAAGTAGAAGAGCTAAAAGCACTGATCAGGGTGATTCCATTGTGGTCAACAGGAATCATGATGTCTGTGTGTATGAGTCAAGACTCCTTCCGAACACTCCTAACAAAGCCCATGGACCGGCACATTACTCCAGACCTTGAAATTCCAGCAGGCTCCTTTAGTGTGTTTATGGTCATCTCTCTGACAATCTGGATTGCTCTCTATGATCGCATGATTCTCCCTCTAGCATCCAAAATCATGGGAAAGCCAGCCCGTCTCAATGTTAAACTAAGAATGGGGATTGGAATTTTTATCTCTGGCATTTCAATGGCAGTATCAGCGATTGTCGAGAGTGTTCGTCGGAAAACTGCAATAAGGGAAGGATTTTCTGACCACCCGGATGCGGAGATAGACATGTCAGCAATGTGGCTACTACCACAACTTTGCCTGGGTGGGTTGGCCGAGGCTTTCAACGCGGTTGGGCAAAATGAGTTTTATTACTCCGAGCTCCCTAAAAGCATGTCTAGTATAGCATCCACTCTCTTTGGAGTAGGAATGTCGATTGGAAATTTGGCAGCGAGTTTTATAATGAGCACAGTTGATGATGTTACCAAAAGAGGAGGGAAAGAGAGTTGGGTCTCTAGCAACATTAACAAGGGTCATTATGATTTCTACTACTGGTTGCTTGCTGCTTTGAGTTTGGTTAACTTAATGTATTTCCTTGTGTGTAGCAAGGCTTATGGTCCCTGTGCAAGAGACGAGAGTGGGATTCTAAATAAAGAGGATATGATGAGTAATTTTTGA